A stretch of Phragmites australis chromosome 12, lpPhrAust1.1, whole genome shotgun sequence DNA encodes these proteins:
- the LOC133887513 gene encoding disease resistance protein RPM1-like, which translates to MAEAVVGVLIGKLGAALAKGAATYCASLLSKEASALNSLFGQIRKAEGELEIMKAYLRDSEKCKDTNETTGIFIKKIRDLAFRIEDVVDEFTFKLEDDKHGGFTAKMMKRIKHVKIWRRLAHELIDINAELEDVAKKRGLYAMPGMEKSAGGSNGHNATNTNQTFYFAQEEDLVGIEDNVDKLKRWLVGDLEERNYKIAAVWGMGGAGKTTLVDHVYKIVKVDFGAAAWVTVSQSYQVEDLLKKIARELGISVDVSNMEMRSLVEVTRNHLEEDYEMKRRRLIRHWITAGFIKGEENKTLEEAAEGCLNGLVNRSLLQVVRKNYFGRVKCFRMHDVIRHLALHKAEKECFAKVYDGSRTFSADGTRRLSIQSTNIVPLSQSDATHLRAIHAFTTHVDMDLLRPILARSNFLSTLDLQRTQIKMLPKEVFCLFNLRFLGLRDTGIEILPEAVGRLRNLELLDASGTALVSLPKSVAKLKKLRFLYACTLVKVGAYREYGGVKVPRGIRNLTGLHALKDIKATVETLCDVAALKELRTFAVTDVTSEHSLNLCSAIMNMSHLVHLIIIASNENEVLPLEALRLPGTLCKLELTGQLEKKGMPQIVSSWSHHNDLTRLYLKFSKIDEDSFSSLVVLRGLCDLTIVKAYDGKKLYFSTLSFPRLRILRIGGAPQLNQVEIEEGALGSLVQLWFGDCPELKRLPCGIEYLTGLEKLYLRDTAEELVEKLTHESEANEFNEDPLKIRHIRRVIVEYTEKNVFHVISRAKA; encoded by the exons ATGGCGGAGGCTGTTGTGGGAGTGCTGATAGGCAAGCTCGGCGCGGCCTTGGCGAAAGGGGCAGCAACCTATTGTGCATCGCTGCTCTCCAAGGAAGCTTCTGCCCTCAACAGTCTCTTTGGCCAGATCCGCAAAGCCGAGGGGGAGCTGGAGATCATGAAGGCCTACTTGCGCGACTCAGAAAAGTGCAAGGATACCAACGAGACCACGGGCATCTTCATCAAGAAAATTCGAGATCTAGCTTTCCGGATcgaggatgttgtcgacgagTTCACCTTCAAGCTCGAGGACGACAAGCATGGAGGATTTACAGCCAAGATGATGAAGAGGATCAAGCATGTCAAGATTTGGCGTCGTCTAGCTCACGAGCTCATTGATATCAATGCTGAGCTCGAAGATGTTGCAAAAAAGAGGGGCCTTTATGCCATGCCAGGAATGGAGAAATCTGCTGGAGGTTCCAATGGCCACAATGCTACAAATACCAATCAAACTTTTTATTTTGCGCAGGAAGAGGATCTGGTGGGTATCGAGGATAATGTAGACAAGCTGAAACGGTGGCTTGTAGGTGATTTGGAAGAAAGGAACTACAAAATCGCCGCAGTTTGGGGGATGGGTGGAGCAGGTAAAACTACTCTGGTTGATCATGTCTATAAGATTGTGAAAGTAGATTTTGGTGCTGCTGCTTGGGTAACTGTGTCACAGAGTTACCAAGTTGAAGACTTGCTGAAGAAGATTGCTAGAGAGTTGGGTATCTCAGTTGATGTTAGCAACATGGAGATGAGAAGCCTAGTGGAGGTCACTCGTAACCATCTTGAAG AGGATTATGaaatgaagaggaggaggtTAATAAGGCACTGGATTACTGCTGGATTTATCAAGGGAGAAGAGAACAAAACACTGGAAGAAGCGGCAGAGGGCTGTTTGAATGGGCTTGTAAATCGAAGCCTACTACAAGTTGTGCGGAAGAATTACTTTGGACGAGTGAAATGTTTCCGAATGCATGATGTCATCCGCCATCTTGCCCTCCACAAAGCAGAGAAAGAATGCTTTGCTAAAGTGTATGATGGCTCTAGGACATTTTCAGCAGACGGCACACGTCGACTGTCAATCCAGAGCACCAATATTGTACCTCTGAGTCAATCTGATGCAACACATCTCCGTGCAATCCATGCATTTACAACTCATGTTGATATGGATTTGCTGAGGCCTATCCTTGCACGTTCAAATTTCCTGTCAACATTGGATCTGCAACGCACTCAAATCAAGATGTTGCCTAAAGAGGTATTCTGCTTGTTTAATCTACGGTTTTTGGGTCTTAGAGATACTGGAATTGAGATTCTACCTGAGGCAGTAGGGAGATTAAGAAACTTAGAACTACTGGATGCAAGCGGTACTGCTCTGGTATCTTTACCAAAAAGTGTAGCAAAACTAAAGAAGCTTAGGTTCCTGTACGCGTGTACTCTGGTCAAAGTTGGAGCTTATCGAGAATATGGTGGAGTTAAGGTGCCTAGGGGCATAAGGAACTTGACCGGACTGCATGCTCTGAAAGACATTAAAGCAACCGTAGAGACTCTATGCGATGTTGCAGCTTTGAAGGAGTTAAGAACATTTGCTGTTACAGATGTGACAAGTGAGCACTCTTTAAACTTGTGCAGTGCTATCATGAACATGAGCCATCTTGTCCATCTGATAATTATTGCATCAAACGAAAATGAAGTATTACCATTGGAAGCACTCCGTTTACCAGGAACACTTTGTAAACTTGAACTTACAGGGCAGCTGGAAAAAAAAGGGATGCCTCAGATTGTCTCATCCTGGTCGCACCATAACGACTTAACTCGATTGTATCTGAAATTCTCCAAAATTGACGAAGACTCATTTTCTAGCCTCGTGGTGTTACGTGGATTATGCGATCTTACAATTGTTAAGGCGTATGATGGGAAGAAATTGTACTTCTCTACACTGTCGTTTCCTAGACTCCGAATACTAAGAATAGGTGGTGCTCCGCAGCTTAACCAAGTCGAAATAGAAGAAGGTGCACTGGGAAGCCTTGTTCAGCTATGGTTTGGAGACTGCCCAGAATTGAAGCGTCTCCCTTGTGGCATTGAGTACCTTACAGGCCTTGAGAAATTATATTTGCGAGACACTGCAGAGGAGCTCGtagagaagcttacgcatgaGAGTGAAGCAAATGAATTCAATGAAGATCCTTTGAAGATTAGGCACATTAGAAGGGTTATTGTTGAATACACTGAGAAAAACGTATTCCATGTAATTAGCCGAGCGAAGGCATAG